One genomic segment of Natrialbaceae archaeon AArc-T1-2 includes these proteins:
- a CDS encoding PIN domain-containing protein, whose translation MACLDTSFLIDVLDGAAAARETMEELDREGERHGVTPVAAAELWIGANLGSAREFRRTEELLESLLWLEVDRSVARRAGRIQAELIESGSELGFNDCLIAATAIEHGQELVTGDSDFDRVPELRVRTY comes from the coding sequence ATGGCCTGTCTGGACACGTCGTTCCTGATCGACGTCCTCGACGGAGCGGCGGCCGCTCGAGAGACGATGGAAGAACTCGATCGAGAGGGCGAACGACACGGCGTCACCCCAGTAGCGGCGGCCGAGCTCTGGATCGGTGCGAACCTCGGATCGGCACGGGAGTTTCGCCGAACCGAGGAGTTGCTCGAGTCGTTGCTGTGGCTCGAGGTCGACCGCTCGGTTGCGCGTCGGGCAGGGCGGATCCAGGCCGAGTTGATCGAGTCGGGTTCGGAACTCGGGTTCAACGATTGTCTGATCGCCGCGACCGCGATCGAGCACGGGCAGGAACTCGTCACCGGCGATTCCGATTTCGACCGCGTACCGGAGCTTCGCGTTCGAACGTACTGA
- a CDS encoding antitoxin VapB family protein → MGSKNISIPEDVYEKLREERRADESFGEAIDRLLGRRQLAEFWGAWDEKTADRARAAIETSRERTDDRLERLYD, encoded by the coding sequence ATGGGGAGCAAGAACATCTCGATCCCGGAGGACGTCTACGAGAAACTCCGGGAGGAACGACGGGCCGACGAGAGCTTCGGCGAGGCGATCGACCGCTTGCTCGGACGACGCCAACTCGCGGAGTTCTGGGGCGCGTGGGACGAGAAGACGGCCGACCGTGCTCGAGCGGCGATCGAAACGAGTCGGGAGCGAACTGACGACCGCCTCGAGCGGCTGTACGACTGA
- a CDS encoding transcriptional regulator produces the protein MTENTLKITFRQADEHRDTARERLRRAEAGESGEAIEQDVRRVLNFEEFDDVERLMRTSNLELVEAIAEHEPESIRDAASVVGRDYREVHRNLEELESLGVVEFEISGRSKKPILRGDVDTIDVSIQFPPTKDGERQGASA, from the coding sequence ATGACTGAAAACACGCTCAAAATCACGTTCCGGCAGGCCGACGAACATCGCGATACCGCTCGAGAGCGGTTGCGTCGTGCTGAAGCCGGCGAGAGTGGCGAGGCGATCGAACAGGACGTGCGCCGGGTTCTGAACTTCGAGGAGTTCGACGACGTCGAGCGTCTTATGCGGACGTCGAACCTCGAGCTCGTCGAGGCGATCGCCGAGCACGAACCCGAGAGTATTCGAGACGCTGCCTCGGTCGTTGGTCGGGACTACCGCGAAGTCCACCGGAATCTCGAAGAACTCGAGTCGTTAGGCGTCGTCGAGTTCGAAATCAGTGGTCGGAGCAAGAAGCCGATTCTCCGCGGCGACGTCGATACGATTGACGTCTCGATTCAATTTCCCCCGACGAAAGACGGTGAACGACAGGGTGCATCTGCGTGA
- the hepT gene encoding type VII toxin-antitoxin system HepT family RNase toxin yields the protein MGDADGPPAELVHRIADAVEDIERNVSDLRELQNMSRSEYRSDANRFRRDAVERKFEKLTAATLDIAKTILRIEQNTVPERRKRVISELHASGVIDDELDRKLREAVGFRDVLAHSYGTPGPVHRGGRTP from the coding sequence ATGGGTGATGCCGATGGCCCGCCAGCCGAGCTGGTCCACCGGATCGCAGACGCCGTCGAAGACATCGAACGGAACGTGTCCGATCTGCGCGAACTCCAGAACATGTCGCGGTCGGAGTATCGTTCGGACGCGAACAGGTTCCGTCGAGACGCAGTCGAACGGAAGTTCGAGAAGCTCACCGCAGCGACGCTCGACATCGCGAAAACGATCCTTCGAATCGAACAGAATACGGTTCCCGAGCGACGGAAACGAGTGATCTCGGAGCTACACGCATCCGGCGTTATCGACGATGAACTCGATCGAAAGTTGCGAGAGGCGGTCGGGTTTCGTGACGTTCTCGCACACTCGTATGGAACTCCGGGACCGGTTCATCGAGGAGGTCGAACACCATGA
- the mntA gene encoding type VII toxin-antitoxin system MntA family adenylyltransferase antitoxin, translated as MTDSDPTDGVADSIRRTLRSVLDGHPVSFAMVFGSAARGSMDDRSDVDVAVEFDDHRPGDDGYSDVYLRLVSDVDGVLPTDVDVVDVHSMPPQFAWVAFDDGDVIVGSDSRRRELEREVAGDSPSRRDARARIAAAAERLREGPS; from the coding sequence ATGACCGATAGCGATCCGACGGACGGCGTCGCGGATTCGATCCGGCGGACGCTTCGGAGCGTGCTCGACGGCCATCCCGTCTCGTTTGCGATGGTGTTCGGATCGGCCGCACGCGGCTCGATGGACGACCGAAGCGACGTCGACGTGGCCGTCGAGTTCGACGATCACCGTCCCGGGGACGACGGATACAGCGACGTATACCTTCGGCTCGTGTCCGACGTCGACGGGGTACTCCCGACCGACGTGGACGTCGTCGACGTCCACTCGATGCCACCCCAGTTCGCATGGGTCGCGTTCGACGATGGGGACGTGATCGTCGGTTCGGACAGTCGCCGAAGGGAACTCGAGCGGGAGGTGGCGGGAGACTCACCATCACGGAGAGACGCACGTGCTCGCATCGCTGCTGCCGCCGAACGGCTTCGAGAGGGGCCGTCCTGA
- a CDS encoding glycosyltransferase, whose amino-acid sequence MAHPAVSIVIPVYNDPDGIRATIDSLVAQSTDHPHQIVVVDNDSTDRTPEIVRTYDKDHDHLTLVHEREIQSSYAARNTGIRNTDGEILAFVDADMTVPEDWLESALDTLQSTDADYVGCNVELTLPENPPLPARYDHHTGFPVEGYLESQQFAPTCCLFVRRAVFEDVGLFDHRLESGGDKEFGNRVHDAGYDLHFAADVTMYHPTRNSLRAHVKKDRRVGRGLCQLQRFHPDRYGTPGVPPRPSGIKRPERDLPTRDRLAFGALSRLLTAVRGLGYYEEYLAGDRRGDLEGVPRLLD is encoded by the coding sequence ATGGCTCACCCGGCGGTCTCGATCGTCATCCCCGTTTACAACGACCCCGACGGTATCCGAGCCACCATCGACTCCCTCGTCGCTCAGTCCACCGATCATCCCCACCAGATAGTCGTCGTCGACAACGACTCCACCGACCGCACCCCGGAGATAGTTCGCACCTACGACAAAGACCACGACCATCTCACCCTCGTCCACGAACGCGAGATCCAGTCCTCCTACGCGGCCCGCAACACCGGCATCCGAAACACCGACGGCGAAATCCTCGCGTTCGTCGACGCCGACATGACCGTCCCCGAGGACTGGCTCGAGTCCGCCCTCGACACCCTCCAGTCCACAGATGCCGACTACGTGGGCTGTAACGTCGAGCTCACCCTCCCCGAGAACCCGCCGCTCCCGGCCCGCTACGATCACCACACGGGCTTTCCCGTCGAAGGCTACCTCGAGTCCCAGCAGTTCGCCCCGACCTGCTGTCTGTTCGTCCGCCGAGCCGTCTTCGAGGACGTGGGCCTGTTCGATCACCGCCTCGAGTCCGGCGGCGACAAGGAGTTCGGCAACCGGGTTCACGATGCGGGGTACGATCTCCACTTCGCCGCGGACGTGACGATGTACCACCCGACGAGAAACAGCCTCCGGGCGCACGTCAAAAAGGATCGCCGCGTCGGCCGCGGGCTCTGTCAGCTCCAGCGCTTTCACCCCGACCGCTACGGTACGCCCGGCGTCCCACCGAGACCCAGCGGGATCAAACGCCCCGAGCGGGACCTCCCGACGAGAGACCGCCTCGCCTTCGGCGCGCTCTCGAGACTGCTCACCGCCGTTCGCGGGCTGGGCTACTACGAGGAGTACCTCGCCGGAGATCGGCGCGGCGATCTCGAGGGTGTGCCGCGACTCCTGGATTGA
- a CDS encoding UPF0175 family protein, protein MGTIDLPTDVYEALNVPEGEREDVVRRELAVALYREGILSVGKARELSGLSRREFHRLLGDREVDRHYTAAELDEDLEYARR, encoded by the coding sequence ATGGGAACGATCGATCTCCCGACGGACGTCTACGAGGCGCTGAACGTCCCCGAGGGCGAACGAGAGGACGTGGTGCGTCGCGAGTTGGCCGTGGCGCTGTATCGCGAGGGTATCCTCTCGGTTGGCAAAGCACGGGAACTCTCGGGGCTGTCGCGTCGCGAGTTCCATCGCCTGCTCGGAGACCGCGAGGTCGATCGCCACTACACCGCGGCGGAACTCGACGAAGACCTCGAGTATGCCCGACGGTGA
- a CDS encoding NAD-dependent epimerase/dehydratase family protein — protein MKHKRILVTGGAGFVGSHLVERLVKSNEVTVVDDCSSGQANWVSDDATLVRGDLRDQTVVSDVLSSGFDVVFHLAASKAVNSDQPRKQFEFNTKITYNILEAMREHDVGELVYTSSSTVYGEAPRPTPEDYAPLEPISLYGSSKLANEGLCSAYGHSHDLSVYAFRFANVVGPRLRGAVIPDFIEKLTRDPEQLEILGNGRQKKSYLHIDDCIEGMLTVFEQADEPMNIYNLGTRTTTSVNRIADIVSEELDCDPEYQYTGGDRGWTGDVPKMRLSIEKASALGWSPSLTSDQAVRTATRELIEEFE, from the coding sequence ATGAAACATAAACGCATACTTGTAACCGGTGGGGCGGGGTTCGTCGGCTCACACCTCGTTGAACGGCTGGTCAAATCGAACGAGGTCACTGTCGTCGATGACTGCTCGTCTGGACAGGCGAACTGGGTTTCCGACGACGCGACTCTGGTCCGGGGTGATCTCCGTGATCAAACTGTTGTGTCGGATGTCCTCTCGTCGGGATTCGACGTCGTCTTCCACCTGGCCGCATCGAAGGCAGTCAATTCAGATCAGCCGCGCAAACAATTCGAATTCAACACGAAGATCACGTACAACATCCTCGAAGCTATGCGGGAACATGACGTCGGTGAACTCGTTTATACCTCTTCTTCGACGGTATACGGCGAAGCGCCTCGACCGACGCCCGAAGATTATGCCCCGCTCGAACCGATCAGTTTGTACGGTTCCTCGAAACTGGCTAACGAGGGACTGTGTTCGGCGTATGGCCACTCCCACGACCTATCCGTCTACGCATTCCGGTTCGCTAACGTCGTCGGCCCTCGGCTTCGTGGCGCGGTCATCCCAGACTTTATCGAGAAACTCACACGGGACCCCGAGCAACTAGAGATACTTGGGAACGGTCGACAGAAAAAGTCGTATTTGCACATCGACGACTGTATTGAGGGAATGCTCACTGTCTTTGAACAAGCGGACGAGCCGATGAATATATATAACCTCGGGACGCGAACGACGACTTCTGTAAACAGAATCGCCGATATCGTCAGTGAGGAACTGGATTGTGATCCCGAGTATCAATATACAGGGGGAGACCGAGGATGGACAGGTGACGTGCCGAAAATGCGCCTCTCGATTGAGAAGGCCTCTGCGCTCGGCTGGTCACCGTCCTTGACCAGTGATCAGGCGGTGCGGACGGCCACGCGAGAGCTGATTGAAGAGTTCGAATGA
- a CDS encoding glycosyltransferase — protein sequence MNVLYYLDWFPKLSQSFVLNEIHYLVQNGHNVAVFSLNEPDTDVEHDELNDIDIEVVYADEPSVTSVPKTLSRSIVDDRVSYEPFFRRPRRRFGTRYLTKQCLDFIETLPYDIDHVHSHFARWNKIPAALVADAGGATSSLTTHAYDLYASPDEEALKFTCDAFDSVFTISEYNKQFIDAEIDPDATVEVVRMGIRTEKFQPTETPDEPRLLTIARFVEKKGIEYALYAVAAVVDDYPELDYRIIGSGPRKQRYQEIIAEEGIEDNVTFLGSVSDDQLIDELDRAKAFLLPCIVAKDGDRDGIPVVLMEAMAMKTPPITTNVSGIPELVSDSENGFLVNPRDTHAISSKIYTVLRGDEEINKIRRKSRKTIEETYDIYTKEKDLGRLFMAT from the coding sequence GTGAACGTATTGTACTATCTCGACTGGTTTCCCAAGCTCTCGCAGAGTTTTGTCCTCAACGAGATCCACTACCTCGTCCAGAATGGACACAACGTCGCCGTATTCTCGCTAAACGAACCCGACACAGACGTCGAACACGACGAGTTGAACGACATTGATATCGAGGTTGTGTACGCTGACGAACCGTCGGTAACGTCCGTTCCCAAGACGCTCTCCCGGAGCATCGTCGACGATCGTGTCTCGTACGAACCGTTCTTTCGCCGTCCGCGGCGACGGTTCGGAACTCGATATCTCACGAAGCAGTGTCTGGACTTCATCGAGACACTTCCGTACGACATCGATCACGTCCACTCGCACTTCGCTCGGTGGAACAAGATTCCTGCCGCACTGGTTGCCGACGCCGGCGGCGCAACCTCGAGTCTTACGACGCACGCGTACGACCTTTACGCCTCGCCGGACGAGGAGGCATTGAAGTTCACGTGTGACGCGTTCGACTCAGTTTTCACGATCTCTGAATACAACAAACAATTTATTGACGCTGAAATTGATCCAGACGCCACTGTCGAAGTCGTCCGAATGGGAATTCGAACCGAAAAGTTCCAGCCGACAGAGACGCCGGACGAACCCCGACTCCTGACAATCGCACGGTTCGTGGAAAAGAAGGGAATCGAGTACGCGCTCTACGCGGTCGCCGCCGTCGTTGATGACTACCCGGAACTAGACTACCGAATCATCGGCTCGGGTCCTCGAAAGCAGCGATACCAGGAGATTATCGCGGAAGAGGGAATTGAGGACAACGTGACATTTCTCGGCTCGGTGAGTGATGACCAGTTAATCGACGAGCTTGACCGGGCAAAGGCATTTCTCCTCCCTTGTATCGTTGCCAAGGACGGTGACCGAGATGGGATCCCGGTTGTGCTTATGGAAGCAATGGCTATGAAGACACCCCCGATCACGACGAACGTTTCAGGAATTCCTGAACTAGTTAGTGACTCTGAAAATGGCTTCCTTGTTAATCCGAGAGATACTCATGCTATATCTTCGAAGATTTATACTGTACTACGTGGGGATGAAGAAATAAATAAAATCAGACGGAAGTCTAGAAAAACTATAGAAGAAACATACGACATCTATACCAAGGAAAAAGATCTTGGAAGATTATTTATGGCTACTTAA
- a CDS encoding polysaccharide pyruvyl transferase family protein — protein sequence MDIYFVNDTSSGLNWGSQATTRALRTLIRKEGGNIVETSYKRSLRIPNKRINNRTIRYSGRQIIDTIANLMNRDPVSAYRSFNTIGDIIPRSYEKFGKYANMVIEEDLFQKEVENIRSADVVVINGEGLTYSSHDRCTRGLFFIAYLAKKYLNTKCIMTNHTLDITDNDLYHMVENIYPMLDGVVFREPVSAKKHKELCSNYRVSADPGFYYDKQVGEEELYEDIQSDKVNIRPYSSQCFDPRRQYICVAGNSIYPTKSRYDVESYIHLCKRLQKVVPNILLVVSAESDEELLTPVAEQLGIDIVGLNTSIPHTISLVSNASVYIGGRYHPTIFAAKGGVPIIPFRANTHKIEGVLELLNLDIDIFDPFKIKDDLDSIIDLSEKYICDKSDFNHVGPRSKELANLSKENTSYLNELT from the coding sequence ATGGATATATACTTTGTGAACGACACTTCTAGTGGGCTGAATTGGGGATCACAAGCAACCACTAGGGCTCTCCGAACACTTATTAGGAAAGAAGGTGGGAATATAGTAGAAACATCATATAAAAGGAGTTTACGTATTCCTAACAAGAGGATTAATAATCGAACAATAAGATATTCAGGACGCCAAATTATTGACACAATCGCTAATTTAATGAACCGAGATCCAGTATCTGCTTATCGATCTTTTAATACAATCGGTGATATTATACCTCGGTCCTATGAAAAGTTCGGCAAATATGCAAATATGGTAATTGAAGAGGATTTATTCCAAAAAGAAGTAGAAAATATTCGATCAGCAGATGTTGTCGTCATAAATGGAGAAGGATTGACATATTCCAGCCATGACCGATGTACTAGGGGGCTATTCTTTATTGCTTATTTAGCAAAAAAGTATTTGAATACCAAATGTATTATGACAAACCATACACTAGATATCACTGATAATGATCTTTATCATATGGTCGAGAATATCTATCCGATGTTGGATGGCGTTGTGTTTAGAGAGCCAGTGTCGGCTAAAAAACACAAAGAACTATGTTCTAACTATCGAGTCAGTGCTGATCCAGGTTTCTATTATGATAAACAAGTTGGTGAAGAGGAATTATATGAAGACATACAATCAGACAAAGTGAATATTCGACCATATTCAAGCCAGTGCTTTGATCCTAGACGCCAGTACATATGTGTAGCTGGCAACTCTATATATCCAACTAAATCCAGATATGATGTTGAATCATACATTCATCTGTGTAAACGGCTTCAGAAAGTCGTTCCAAATATCCTATTAGTGGTATCTGCAGAGTCAGACGAAGAGTTACTGACACCGGTTGCGGAACAGTTAGGTATAGATATAGTTGGTTTGAATACATCAATCCCACATACAATTTCGCTCGTGTCGAACGCTTCTGTGTATATCGGTGGAAGATATCACCCAACTATATTCGCAGCCAAAGGGGGAGTTCCGATAATACCGTTCCGTGCAAATACGCATAAGATAGAAGGTGTTTTGGAATTATTAAACCTAGATATAGACATATTCGACCCATTCAAAATTAAAGATGACCTTGATTCGATCATCGATCTTTCAGAGAAATACATTTGTGACAAATCGGATTTCAATCATGTGGGCCCCCGATCAAAGGAACTTGCAAATCTTTCCAAAGAGAACACTTCGTACTTGAATGAATTGACGTGA
- a CDS encoding glycosyltransferase family 61 protein, whose product MTNAGNPVDESVGPADDDKNGVIKSLVRHGFVDGVDLARNVVTGNTDALEERARTLDTICPLSYRYINYYHWTIETLPRIRYARAYEEQTNDEVTYIVWSDAPAYVDETLELLGVPERKIERATSTVYRGSNVIVPSFPEQTTADYRWIRETILENADPDTDSIDTGSNVYISRSNAIERQVVNEQEVVDALSRYDFEPYVLENQSVAQNVQLFHEADAVVGAHGAGLTDLIYCDDATVFELFGSKVKDPYERLADTVGVDYQPIQCQPDSTDIVVDIGHLERTLENVLET is encoded by the coding sequence TTGACCAACGCGGGGAATCCTGTCGACGAGTCAGTCGGGCCTGCTGACGATGACAAAAACGGCGTGATCAAATCACTCGTCCGACACGGATTCGTCGATGGTGTCGACCTGGCCAGAAACGTCGTCACCGGGAACACGGATGCACTCGAGGAGCGAGCGAGAACGCTGGATACGATCTGTCCACTTTCCTACCGCTATATCAATTACTATCACTGGACGATAGAGACACTGCCGCGGATTCGATACGCCCGAGCATACGAGGAACAGACGAACGACGAAGTAACGTATATCGTCTGGTCGGACGCCCCAGCCTACGTCGACGAAACGCTCGAGCTGCTCGGAGTCCCGGAACGGAAAATCGAACGGGCGACGAGTACGGTATACCGAGGGTCGAACGTCATCGTGCCGTCCTTTCCGGAACAGACCACGGCGGACTACCGCTGGATCCGTGAAACGATTCTCGAGAACGCCGATCCGGATACGGACTCGATCGACACCGGGAGTAACGTCTACATTTCCCGTTCGAACGCGATCGAACGGCAGGTCGTCAACGAGCAGGAGGTTGTTGACGCACTTTCACGGTATGACTTCGAGCCTTACGTCCTCGAGAACCAGAGCGTCGCACAGAACGTCCAACTGTTCCACGAGGCCGACGCCGTCGTCGGTGCACATGGGGCCGGACTGACCGACCTGATCTACTGTGACGACGCAACCGTGTTCGAACTGTTCGGGTCAAAGGTCAAAGACCCGTACGAACGGCTGGCCGACACCGTGGGTGTCGACTACCAACCGATTCAGTGCCAGCCCGACTCGACCGATATCGTCGTCGACATCGGTCATCTCGAGCGAACGCTCGAGAACGTACTCGAGACGTGA